In Streptomyces sp. NBC_00878, a single window of DNA contains:
- a CDS encoding ATP/GTP-binding protein — MEARTPLEASADNGLKIVIVGGFGVGKTTMIHSVSEIRPLSTEETITRAGGTVDDVSAVPGKSATTVAFDFGRITLSARTVLYLFGAPGQERFWYLWDRLFSGALGAVVLVDTRRIDDSWYAIDRLERLGTPFIIARNHFGGPAHPLEQVRDALDLAPHIPLVDCDARSRDSGKRVLITLVEHIKSLYLAENPQAIESVRTARSPYAAEGAAGTSQDHVIAPRAPRAPRQESAQ, encoded by the coding sequence ATGGAGGCCCGTACGCCCTTGGAGGCGTCCGCCGACAACGGGCTGAAGATCGTGATCGTCGGCGGTTTCGGCGTCGGCAAGACGACGATGATCCACTCGGTCAGCGAGATCCGCCCGCTCAGCACCGAGGAGACGATCACGCGGGCCGGTGGGACGGTCGACGACGTCAGCGCGGTGCCCGGCAAGTCCGCGACCACCGTCGCCTTCGACTTCGGCCGCATCACGCTCAGCGCCCGCACCGTGCTCTACCTCTTCGGCGCGCCCGGCCAGGAGCGTTTCTGGTACCTCTGGGACCGGCTCTTCTCCGGCGCGCTCGGCGCGGTCGTGCTCGTCGACACGCGGCGCATCGACGACTCCTGGTACGCCATCGACCGGCTCGAACGCCTCGGCACCCCGTTCATCATCGCGCGCAACCACTTCGGCGGCCCCGCCCACCCGCTCGAACAGGTCCGCGACGCCCTCGACCTCGCCCCGCACATCCCGCTCGTCGACTGCGACGCCCGCTCCCGCGACTCCGGCAAACGCGTCCTGATCACGCTGGTCGAGCACATCAAGAGCCTGTACCTCGCCGAGAACCCGCAGGCCATCGAGAGCGTGCGGACCGCGAGGAGTCCGTACGCGGCCGAAGGCGCCGCCGGTACGTCACAGGACCACGTCATCGCACCCAGAGCACCCAGAGCACCCAGACAGGAGTCGGCCCAGTGA
- a CDS encoding roadblock/LC7 domain-containing protein — protein MEGMLARTPGARHALVLSRDGLKLCRTPELSVDQADQLAAIAAGIQSLSHGASMEFGDGTGGVRSAMAEFYGGVLFIVEAGAGAHLALVTAEEADPGLVGHNMGELVEQLGEHLSAQPRTSPSEQPRSNPLSAQPRTS, from the coding sequence ATGGAGGGCATGCTGGCGCGCACCCCCGGCGCCCGGCACGCGCTCGTGCTCTCCCGGGACGGTCTGAAGCTGTGTCGTACGCCGGAACTCTCCGTCGACCAGGCGGACCAGCTCGCCGCCATCGCCGCCGGGATCCAGTCGCTGTCGCACGGGGCGTCCATGGAGTTCGGGGACGGCACCGGGGGCGTACGGTCGGCGATGGCCGAGTTCTACGGCGGGGTGCTGTTCATCGTGGAGGCGGGCGCGGGCGCGCACCTGGCCCTGGTCACGGCCGAGGAAGCGGACCCCGGGCTCGTCGGGCACAACATGGGCGAACTCGTGGAGCAGCTCGGCGAACACCTGAGCGCGCAGCCTCGTACGTCACCGAGCGAACAGCCCCGTAGCAACCCATTGAGCGCGCAGCCTCGTACCTCATGA
- a CDS encoding DUF742 domain-containing protein, with protein MSRPGRDDAPDRLYTLTQGRSRSMPGTPFDLVTLVVAECDAVPGMQSEHAAILRLTGRPTAVAEVAAELRLPVSITKILLSDLLAAGRVSARHPRRAVRAGHTDPDILEQVLVGLRNL; from the coding sequence ATGAGCCGGCCGGGCAGGGACGACGCGCCCGACCGGCTCTACACACTCACCCAAGGACGCAGCCGGTCCATGCCCGGCACGCCGTTCGACCTGGTGACCCTGGTCGTCGCCGAGTGCGACGCCGTCCCCGGCATGCAGTCGGAGCACGCGGCGATCCTGCGCCTCACCGGACGGCCGACCGCCGTCGCGGAGGTCGCCGCCGAGCTGCGGCTGCCGGTGAGCATCACGAAGATCCTGCTCTCCGACCTCCTCGCCGCGGGCCGCGTCAGCGCCCGCCACCCGCGAAGGGCCGTACGCGCCGGCCACACCGATCCCGACATCCTGGAGCAGGTGCTCGTTGGACTCCGCAACCTCTGA
- a CDS encoding FAD-binding and (Fe-S)-binding domain-containing protein, with product MTEKDLRELRAALRSELRKDVRGEVAFDATARALNTMDASNYRRVPLGVVAPRDADDVAAALAVCSRLGVPVVARGGGTSIAGQATGTGVVLDFTRHMNRIVSLDARARTAVVQPGVVLDRLQEAAAPHGLRFGPDPSTHSRCTLGGMIGNNSCGSHSVAWGTTADSVRELSVVTARGESLSPGRSWAGAPEGLRALVEGELERLRTGFPDLPRRISGYALDALLPEKGADVARFFCGSEGTLGVLTEAVVALVESPRARALAVLAYGDEGAAAEAAAGLLPYGPLTVEGMAADLVRADAGLPKGGAWLFVETGGGTAAEARARADAIVRSADVVDSLVVTDPAGQRALWRVREDASGTATRMPDGTEAWPGWEDCAVPPARLGPYLRDFRGLLSAHGLRGTPYGHFGDGCIHVRIDFDLLSREGIARFRRFSEELAELVVAHGGSLSGEHGDGQARAELLPKMYGAEMVALFERAKTVWDPDDLLNPGMLVRPAALDENLRFAVLPRKPVDVAFGYPHDGGDFSAAVRRCVGVAKCRTETAGPGSGVMCPSFRATGEEEHSTRGRARLLHEMLAGEVVTDGWASTEVRDALDLCLSCKGCRSDCPVGVDMATYKAEFLHHHYKGRRRPAAHYAMGWLPIWLRTVSRLRLAGVVNFLASVRLLAGVGKRLGGIAPERRIPRVAGETFRGWFGRRDGGGLAGRLGIGGLVGRPGAGGSVGRPGAGGSEGRPGAGGSVGRPGAGGSEGRSEVGRSESRPEVGGSADPSGDAGPPVTLLFPDTFTNHLSPEVGQAAVRVLEDAGRRVELPPSGVCCGLTYVSTGQLDRARTVLRRTLDRMEPHLGTPLVVLEPSCAAALRTDLPELLHDDPRARRLAESVVTFAEALESQAPDWTPPHVDRPVTGQTHCHQHAVLGDTPDRRLRTAAGLTGELSGGCCGLAGNFGFEKGHYEVSVACAEEQLLPAVRAAGEETVVLADGFSCRTQLEQVGGVKGRHLAEVLAEGLGGPDS from the coding sequence ATGACGGAAAAGGATCTGAGGGAGCTGCGGGCGGCGTTGCGGTCGGAGCTGCGGAAAGACGTGCGCGGAGAGGTCGCCTTCGACGCGACCGCGCGGGCGCTGAACACCATGGACGCGTCCAACTACCGGCGCGTACCGCTCGGCGTGGTCGCCCCGAGAGACGCCGACGACGTGGCGGCGGCGCTGGCGGTGTGCTCCAGGCTGGGCGTACCGGTCGTCGCGCGCGGCGGTGGTACGTCGATCGCGGGACAGGCGACCGGCACGGGCGTGGTCCTGGACTTCACCCGGCACATGAACCGGATCGTGTCCCTGGACGCGCGGGCGCGCACGGCCGTGGTCCAGCCGGGAGTCGTCCTGGACCGCCTCCAGGAGGCCGCCGCGCCGCACGGCCTGCGCTTCGGGCCCGACCCGTCGACCCACAGCCGGTGCACGCTCGGCGGGATGATCGGCAACAACTCCTGCGGGTCGCACTCGGTGGCCTGGGGCACGACGGCCGACAGTGTGCGCGAGCTGTCCGTGGTGACGGCGAGGGGCGAGTCCCTGTCGCCGGGCCGGTCGTGGGCGGGCGCTCCGGAGGGGCTGCGGGCTCTGGTGGAGGGCGAGCTGGAGCGGCTGCGCACGGGCTTCCCGGACCTGCCCCGCCGCATCTCGGGGTACGCCCTGGACGCGCTGCTCCCCGAGAAGGGCGCCGACGTAGCCCGCTTCTTCTGCGGCTCCGAGGGCACCCTGGGCGTGCTGACGGAGGCGGTCGTCGCTCTCGTCGAGTCCCCACGCGCGCGTGCGCTCGCCGTGCTGGCGTACGGGGACGAGGGCGCCGCCGCCGAGGCAGCGGCGGGCCTGCTGCCGTACGGGCCGTTGACGGTGGAGGGCATGGCGGCCGATCTCGTACGGGCGGACGCGGGACTGCCCAAGGGCGGCGCCTGGCTGTTCGTGGAGACGGGCGGCGGGACGGCGGCGGAGGCACGCGCGCGTGCGGACGCGATCGTGCGGTCCGCGGACGTCGTCGACTCCCTCGTGGTCACCGACCCGGCCGGTCAGCGGGCCCTGTGGCGCGTCCGCGAGGACGCGAGCGGTACGGCGACCCGGATGCCGGACGGCACCGAGGCGTGGCCCGGCTGGGAGGACTGCGCGGTGCCCCCGGCCCGACTGGGGCCGTACTTGCGGGACTTCAGGGGGCTGCTGTCCGCCCACGGGCTGCGCGGCACGCCGTACGGGCACTTCGGAGACGGCTGCATTCACGTACGCATCGACTTCGACCTGCTCTCCCGCGAGGGCATCGCCCGCTTCCGCCGCTTCTCGGAGGAGCTGGCGGAGCTGGTAGTCGCCCACGGCGGCTCGCTCTCCGGAGAACACGGCGACGGACAGGCCCGGGCGGAACTCCTCCCGAAGATGTACGGGGCGGAGATGGTCGCCCTCTTCGAGCGCGCGAAGACGGTGTGGGACCCGGACGACCTGCTCAATCCGGGGATGCTGGTCCGGCCCGCGGCCCTGGACGAGAACCTGAGGTTCGCCGTGCTCCCGCGCAAGCCGGTGGACGTGGCCTTCGGCTATCCGCACGACGGGGGCGACTTCTCGGCGGCAGTCCGCAGGTGCGTGGGCGTCGCCAAGTGCCGTACGGAGACGGCCGGTCCGGGCTCCGGCGTCATGTGCCCCTCCTTCCGTGCGACCGGCGAGGAGGAGCACTCCACACGCGGGCGGGCCCGGCTGCTGCACGAGATGCTCGCGGGCGAGGTCGTCACCGACGGCTGGGCGTCCACGGAGGTCCGCGACGCACTGGACCTGTGCCTGTCCTGCAAGGGCTGCCGCTCCGACTGCCCGGTCGGCGTCGACATGGCCACGTACAAGGCGGAGTTCCTGCACCACCACTACAAGGGCCGACGCCGCCCGGCGGCCCACTACGCGATGGGCTGGCTACCGATCTGGCTACGGACGGTGTCCCGCCTGCGCCTGGCGGGCGTCGTCAACTTCCTCGCTTCGGTACGACTGCTGGCCGGCGTCGGAAAGCGGCTCGGAGGCATCGCGCCCGAGCGGAGGATTCCTCGGGTGGCGGGGGAGACGTTCCGGGGGTGGTTCGGGCGGCGTGATGGGGGTGGATTGGCGGGACGACTCGGGATTGGCGGGTTGGTGGGTCGGCCCGGGGCGGGAGGGTCGGTGGGTCGGCCTGGGGCGGGAGGGTCGGAGGGTCGGCCTGGGGCGGGAGGGTCGGTGGGTCGGCCCGGGGCGGGAGGGTCGGAGGGCCGGTCTGAGGTGGGAAGGTCGGAGAGCCGGCCTGAGGTGGGCGGGTCGGCGGACCCGAGCGGTGATGCGGGGCCGCCCGTCACTCTCCTCTTCCCCGACACCTTCACGAACCACCTCTCGCCCGAGGTGGGCCAGGCGGCGGTCAGGGTCCTGGAGGACGCGGGACGCCGGGTGGAACTGCCGCCGTCCGGCGTGTGCTGCGGCCTGACGTACGTCTCCACGGGTCAACTGGACCGCGCCCGTACGGTGCTGAGGCGCACCCTCGACCGTATGGAACCCCACCTCGGCACCCCGCTCGTCGTCCTGGAGCCGAGCTGCGCCGCCGCCCTCCGGACCGACCTCCCCGAGCTGCTCCACGACGACCCGCGCGCGCGGCGGCTCGCGGAGTCGGTCGTGACGTTCGCCGAGGCCCTGGAGAGCCAGGCCCCGGACTGGACCCCGCCGCACGTCGACCGCCCGGTCACCGGCCAGACGCACTGCCACCAGCACGCGGTACTCGGCGACACGCCTGACCGCCGCCTGCGCACGGCGGCGGGCCTGACCGGCGAACTCTCCGGCGGCTGCTGCGGCCTGGCGGGCAACTTCGGCTTCGAGAAGGGGCACTACGAGGTGTCGGTGGCCTGCGCGGAGGAGCAACTGCTGCCGGCGGTCCGGGCGGCAGGGGAGGAGACGGTGGTCCTGGCAGACGGCTTCTCGTGCCGCACGCAGCTGGAACAGGTGGGCGGGGTGAAGGGCCGACACCTGGCCGAGGTGCTTGCGGAGGGACTGGGCGGCCCCGACTCGTAG
- a CDS encoding TIGR03084 family metal-binding protein — translation MTDLTPVFDDLRDESEELDRLVGELSEDTWALATPAAGWSVAHQIAHLTWTDRSALLAVTDLEAFAGEVEKALAAPDRFVDEGAEAGAGLPPARLLAEWRAGRDALHKALCAAPTGVRFPWYGPPMSAASMATARLMETWAHGQDIADTLHVMRPPTDRLRHVARIGVRARDFAFGVRGLAPPEEEFRVELTSPPSGPSSGELWTYGPEDAAQRVTGPALDFCLLVTRRAHRTDLAVRAHGPDADRWLDIAQAFAGPPGTGREPKGATTA, via the coding sequence GTGACCGACCTGACGCCTGTGTTCGACGATCTGCGCGACGAGAGCGAGGAACTCGACCGGCTTGTAGGGGAGTTGAGCGAGGACACCTGGGCGCTCGCGACCCCGGCGGCCGGCTGGAGCGTCGCCCATCAGATCGCGCACCTCACCTGGACCGACCGTTCGGCGCTGCTCGCGGTGACCGACCTGGAGGCGTTCGCGGGGGAGGTCGAGAAGGCGCTCGCCGCCCCGGACCGGTTCGTCGACGAGGGTGCCGAGGCAGGGGCCGGGCTGCCGCCCGCACGGCTGCTCGCCGAGTGGCGCGCGGGGCGCGACGCCCTGCACAAGGCGCTGTGCGCGGCACCCACAGGGGTGCGTTTCCCCTGGTACGGGCCGCCCATGTCCGCCGCCTCCATGGCGACGGCCCGACTCATGGAGACCTGGGCCCACGGGCAGGACATCGCCGACACGTTGCATGTGATGAGGCCACCCACCGACCGGCTGCGGCATGTGGCGCGCATCGGGGTGCGGGCAAGGGACTTCGCCTTCGGGGTGCGGGGGCTCGCCCCGCCCGAGGAGGAGTTCCGTGTCGAGCTCACCTCACCCCCCTCGGGACCCTCCTCCGGCGAGTTGTGGACGTACGGCCCCGAGGACGCCGCCCAGCGCGTCACCGGCCCCGCCCTCGACTTCTGCCTGCTCGTCACCCGGCGGGCCCACCGCACCGACCTCGCCGTACGGGCGCACGGGCCCGATGCCGACCGCTGGCTGGACATCGCACAGGCCTTCGCGGGGCCACCGGGCACCGGCCGCGAACCGAAGGGAGCCACCACGGCATGA
- a CDS encoding DUF6879 family protein, which produces MARQLRFTGTDSKVDGCPALHTDEGTGEIIVQGTPVTDPGDLAQLQHFGPDEAAVVVPRELLVNWGPKEMERVPELVDRATFRRLFETFKHTAWRLETRRGYASDRQDPDFQAFLATGSSPCDLNDPWFVNIKAQTDAGKTVGRVRIADNPPTTEQRFLLDYARHNAAVGEDMRYLWREDATGLPTEDFWIFDSRLVALLHFDEADNLLNIELITEPAEVVRYAVARDAAVHQAVPFDQFAAQVAAIE; this is translated from the coding sequence ATGGCTCGTCAGTTGCGCTTCACCGGCACAGACAGCAAGGTCGACGGTTGCCCCGCCCTGCACACGGATGAGGGAACCGGCGAGATCATCGTTCAGGGCACGCCCGTCACCGACCCCGGAGACCTCGCGCAGCTTCAGCACTTCGGGCCGGACGAGGCAGCGGTGGTCGTGCCGCGCGAACTGCTCGTGAACTGGGGACCGAAGGAGATGGAGCGGGTGCCAGAGCTTGTCGACCGGGCCACTTTCCGGCGTCTCTTCGAGACCTTCAAGCACACCGCGTGGCGTCTGGAGACGCGCCGCGGTTACGCGTCGGACCGACAGGACCCCGACTTTCAGGCGTTCCTGGCCACCGGTTCGTCGCCCTGCGACCTCAACGACCCCTGGTTCGTCAACATCAAGGCCCAGACGGACGCAGGCAAGACGGTCGGCCGGGTCCGCATCGCCGACAACCCACCCACCACGGAACAGCGGTTCCTGCTCGACTACGCCCGGCACAACGCCGCTGTCGGCGAGGACATGCGCTACCTGTGGCGCGAGGACGCGACTGGTCTGCCCACCGAAGACTTCTGGATTTTCGACTCGCGTTTGGTTGCCCTGCTGCACTTCGATGAGGCCGACAACCTGTTGAACATCGAGCTGATCACGGAACCGGCGGAGGTCGTGCGGTACGCCGTCGCGCGCGACGCGGCGGTGCACCAAGCCGTGCCGTTCGACCAGTTCGCCGCACAAGTGGCTGCGATCGAATAG
- a CDS encoding class I SAM-dependent methyltransferase — MADDEDGYFGETIAATYDESSAEMFESRAVDPVIDVLAALAGDGRALELGIGTGRIALPLARRGVAVHGIDMSRAMVARLRAKQGGEGDGDADADAIDVTIGDFATTRVDGTFSVAYLVFNTIMNLTTQAEQVACFRNVAEHLEPGGTFVIEVGVPDLRRLPPGQSAVPFHTSPTRWSFDLYDVATQGMSSNYVEVVDGRGSYWSVPFRYVWPAELDLMAQLAGLRLRDRWDGWTREPFTNESEQHVSVWEKPAD, encoded by the coding sequence GTGGCAGACGACGAGGACGGCTACTTCGGAGAAACCATCGCGGCGACGTACGACGAGTCGTCGGCGGAGATGTTCGAGTCCCGCGCCGTGGACCCGGTCATCGACGTGCTGGCGGCGCTGGCCGGTGACGGCCGGGCGCTGGAACTGGGCATCGGGACGGGCCGCATCGCGTTGCCGCTCGCACGACGCGGCGTCGCGGTGCACGGCATCGACATGTCCCGGGCGATGGTGGCGCGGCTGCGCGCCAAGCAAGGCGGCGAAGGTGACGGCGACGCCGACGCCGACGCGATCGATGTGACGATCGGCGACTTCGCGACGACGAGGGTGGACGGCACGTTCTCGGTCGCGTATCTGGTCTTCAACACGATCATGAACCTGACGACACAGGCGGAACAGGTCGCGTGTTTCCGCAACGTCGCGGAGCACCTGGAGCCCGGCGGAACGTTCGTCATCGAGGTCGGAGTCCCCGACCTGCGCAGGCTTCCGCCCGGCCAGAGCGCCGTACCGTTCCACACGAGCCCGACGCGATGGTCGTTCGACCTGTACGACGTGGCGACCCAGGGGATGAGTTCGAACTATGTGGAGGTCGTGGACGGCCGCGGCTCGTACTGGTCCGTCCCTTTCCGTTACGTGTGGCCCGCGGAGCTCGACCTGATGGCCCAACTGGCGGGGCTACGGCTGCGCGACCGGTGGGACGGGTGGACCCGGGAGCCGTTCACCAACGAGAGCGAACAGCACGTCTCGGTCTGGGAGAAGCCCGCCGACTGA
- a CDS encoding DMT family transporter: MRALGPVGLVLAGGISVQFGGALAVSLMPRAGALGIVTLRLAVAAIVLLVICRPKLRGHSRADWGTVIVFGITMAAMNGLFYQSVARIPLGPAVTLEVLGPLVLSVLASRRALNFVWAGLALGGVFLLGGGGFDTLDPVGVAFALSAGAMWAAYIVFSVRTGRRFPQADGLALAMAVAAVLFLPLGLVESGAKLLNPTTIALGSAVAVLSSVLPYTLELLALRRLPASTFAVLMSLEPAVASIAGFLVLSQTLSVTEALAITLVIAASMGAVRTQVGRGRAKGLEAGAAS; encoded by the coding sequence GTGCGGGCCCTTGGGCCCGTCGGCCTGGTGCTGGCCGGAGGCATCTCCGTCCAGTTCGGCGGCGCCCTCGCCGTGAGTCTCATGCCGCGCGCCGGAGCGCTCGGCATCGTCACGCTGCGCCTCGCGGTCGCCGCGATCGTGCTGCTGGTGATCTGCCGCCCCAAGCTGCGCGGCCACTCGCGCGCGGACTGGGGCACCGTCATCGTCTTCGGCATCACGATGGCCGCGATGAACGGCCTCTTCTACCAGTCCGTCGCCCGCATCCCGCTCGGCCCCGCCGTGACGCTGGAGGTGCTCGGCCCCCTCGTCCTCTCGGTGCTGGCCTCCCGCCGTGCCCTCAACTTCGTCTGGGCCGGCCTCGCTCTCGGCGGAGTGTTCCTCCTCGGCGGCGGAGGCTTCGACACCCTCGACCCGGTCGGCGTCGCGTTCGCCCTGTCGGCGGGCGCCATGTGGGCCGCGTACATAGTTTTCAGCGTACGGACGGGCCGCCGCTTCCCGCAGGCCGACGGGCTGGCGCTCGCCATGGCGGTGGCGGCCGTGCTGTTCCTGCCTCTGGGCCTCGTAGAGTCCGGCGCGAAGCTGCTGAACCCGACGACGATCGCCCTGGGCTCCGCCGTCGCCGTCCTCTCCTCCGTCCTCCCGTACACCCTCGAACTCCTCGCCCTGCGCCGCCTCCCGGCCTCCACCTTCGCCGTCCTCATGAGCCTCGAACCGGCCGTCGCCTCGATCGCGGGCTTCCTGGTCCTGAGCCAGACGCTGTCCGTGACGGAGGCCCTGGCGATCACACTCGTCATCGCGGCGAGCATGGGGGCGGTACGGACCCAGGTGGGGCGGGGCAGGGCCAAGGGGCTGGAGGCCGGGGCGGCGTCTTGA
- a CDS encoding cytochrome P450, producing the protein MAEPAQLYRELRREHGAVASVLLDGDIPAWLVLGYRELHQVTGDPVLFSRDSGLWSQWHRVPDDWPLLPLIGRGQPSILYTVGERHRERAAMISDALEAVDAFELRTLAERFADELIDAVCAKGEADLVADYATLLPVRVLATLYGFADEQGPGLVAALNDMVNGHEDAITGQLHVGTAMARLVADRAARPADDVVSRMLARAHSAGGGSGFTPMTPFTHEEITQDLMVMMAAGHQPTADWIGNSLRLMLTDERFAASLFGGRRSVAEAMNEVLWEDTPTQNVAGRWAARDTRLGGRAVRAGDLLLLGLQAANHDPQVRTHGSALTGGNSAHFSFGHGEHRCPFPAQEIAEVVARTAIEVVLDRLPDIDLTVPAESLPRRPSPWLRGLTKLPVRFTPAPALGGPRA; encoded by the coding sequence ATGGCCGAACCCGCCCAGCTGTACCGGGAGTTGAGGCGCGAACACGGTGCCGTGGCGTCGGTGCTGCTCGACGGGGACATCCCGGCCTGGCTCGTGCTCGGCTACCGCGAGCTGCACCAGGTCACCGGCGATCCGGTGCTGTTCAGCCGCGACTCCGGGCTCTGGAGCCAGTGGCACCGCGTCCCCGACGACTGGCCGCTGCTGCCGCTGATCGGCCGCGGCCAGCCGTCCATCCTCTACACCGTCGGCGAACGCCACCGCGAGCGCGCCGCGATGATCAGCGACGCCCTCGAAGCCGTCGACGCCTTCGAACTGCGTACGCTCGCCGAGCGGTTCGCCGACGAACTGATCGACGCGGTGTGCGCCAAGGGCGAGGCGGACCTCGTCGCGGACTACGCGACCCTGCTGCCCGTACGCGTCCTCGCCACCCTCTACGGCTTCGCCGACGAACAGGGCCCGGGGCTCGTCGCCGCCCTGAACGACATGGTCAACGGGCACGAGGACGCCATCACGGGGCAGCTGCACGTGGGCACGGCGATGGCCCGACTGGTGGCGGACCGGGCGGCGCGCCCCGCGGACGACGTGGTGAGCCGCATGCTCGCGAGAGCACACTCGGCAGGAGGCGGGAGCGGCTTCACCCCCATGACGCCCTTCACGCACGAGGAGATCACCCAGGACCTGATGGTGATGATGGCCGCGGGCCACCAGCCGACCGCCGACTGGATCGGCAACTCGCTGCGGCTGATGCTCACGGACGAGCGGTTCGCGGCCTCGCTCTTCGGCGGGCGGCGCAGTGTCGCCGAGGCCATGAACGAGGTCCTGTGGGAGGACACGCCCACCCAGAACGTGGCCGGGCGCTGGGCCGCCCGCGACACCCGGCTCGGCGGGCGGGCCGTCCGCGCCGGTGACCTGCTGCTGCTCGGCCTCCAGGCCGCGAACCACGATCCGCAGGTCCGCACCCACGGTTCCGCCCTCACCGGTGGCAACAGCGCGCACTTCTCCTTCGGCCACGGGGAGCACCGGTGTCCGTTCCCGGCACAGGAGATCGCGGAGGTCGTGGCCCGCACGGCCATCGAGGTCGTCCTGGACCGCCTCCCGGACATCGACCTCACGGTCCCCGCGGAGTCGCTGCCGCGCCGCCCTTCCCCATGGCTACGGGGCCTGACGAAACTGCCGGTACGCTTCACACCGGCTCCGGCGCTCGGGGGTCCGCGCGCCTGA
- a CDS encoding DUF6247 family protein → MSAQHAETAGDGPLIPRPERTPAALRAACAVVAPQLLAAYDQARDQALAEALENGSIKPVHAYLNHWAALIEIERHPERAKVYHRAEYLAHVATAPDEARTHLTTAGGIYRDAAKAVHAA, encoded by the coding sequence ATGAGCGCGCAGCACGCCGAAACAGCAGGCGACGGACCGCTTATCCCGCGCCCGGAGCGCACCCCCGCCGCCCTCCGCGCGGCCTGCGCCGTCGTTGCCCCCCAGCTTCTGGCTGCCTACGACCAAGCCAGGGACCAGGCACTCGCGGAGGCCTTGGAGAACGGCTCCATCAAGCCGGTCCACGCCTACCTCAACCACTGGGCCGCTCTGATCGAGATCGAGCGGCACCCGGAGAGGGCGAAGGTCTACCACCGCGCCGAATACCTCGCCCACGTCGCGACCGCCCCTGACGAGGCCCGCACACACCTGACCACAGCCGGCGGCATCTACCGTGACGCGGCCAAGGCGGTGCACGCCGCGTGA
- a CDS encoding helix-turn-helix transcriptional regulator — MSTDYQQARAALGTRLRELRFSCPGGRLTGQQLAQRLGWPGSKVSKLENGKQTATPEDLRAWADAAERPGAYPELAARLAGFESHIRSWRRALANGFKPLHEGLSAEIDRTSEMWIWEESVIAGLLQTPEYARHVIQRYAELLGGAGDIEDAVRSRVQRQEWLYRPGHKLHVLMWEAALRSLICPPSVLAAQLDRLTGLIGMDTVELGIIPFTASVKIVPANGFWVLDDRLVVAEDWHAELWLNDAENIALHSKVWKTLRESAVYGADAHNVINAARRALNPR, encoded by the coding sequence GTGAGCACTGACTATCAACAGGCACGGGCGGCACTAGGAACGCGGCTGCGTGAACTCCGCTTCTCGTGTCCCGGTGGTCGGCTCACCGGTCAGCAACTCGCGCAGCGGCTCGGCTGGCCCGGCTCCAAGGTCAGCAAGCTGGAGAACGGCAAGCAGACGGCTACCCCCGAGGACCTGCGGGCGTGGGCCGACGCGGCCGAGCGGCCGGGTGCATACCCCGAACTCGCCGCCCGGCTGGCCGGGTTCGAGTCCCACATCAGGTCATGGCGCAGGGCCCTGGCGAACGGCTTCAAGCCGCTGCACGAGGGACTGAGTGCGGAGATCGACCGCACCTCGGAGATGTGGATCTGGGAAGAGTCGGTGATCGCCGGACTGTTGCAGACCCCCGAGTACGCGCGCCACGTCATCCAGCGCTATGCGGAGTTGCTGGGCGGAGCCGGCGACATTGAGGACGCCGTGCGCTCTCGGGTGCAGCGACAGGAGTGGCTGTACCGCCCTGGTCACAAGCTGCACGTGCTGATGTGGGAAGCCGCGTTGCGTTCACTCATCTGCCCTCCCTCGGTGCTTGCCGCCCAGCTCGACCGTCTCACGGGCCTGATCGGGATGGACACGGTCGAGCTTGGCATCATCCCGTTCACGGCATCCGTCAAGATCGTGCCTGCGAACGGCTTCTGGGTCCTTGATGACCGCCTGGTCGTCGCCGAAGACTGGCACGCCGAGCTGTGGTTGAACGACGCCGAGAACATCGCCTTGCACTCGAAGGTGTGGAAGACCCTGCGCGAGTCGGCGGTGTACGGGGCTGACGCCCACAACGTCATCAACGCGGCGCGACGTGCGCTGAACCCACGTTGA